The following proteins come from a genomic window of Nostoc sp. ATCC 53789:
- a CDS encoding type I polyketide synthase, with protein sequence MSKSNERIEELSPLKRALLALETMQGKLNRLESKKTEPIAIVGMGCRFPGGANNPQTFWHCLRDGVDAMQEIPGDRWDLEKYYNADADAAGKMYTRHGAFVDDVDKFDAGFFSISPREAAFIDPQQRLFLEVCWEALEQSGERPDQLSGSRTGVFVGVMYADYSRLQGTVIDAYSSTGNSMSVVSGRVSYLLGLQGPSVTLDTACSSSLVAVHLACQSLHSGECNLALAGGVSLMLIPDNNITLCRTRALSPTGRCKTFDADADGFARGEGCGTIALKRLSDAIADGNPILAVIRGSAVNQDGRSNGLTAPNGPAQQAVLREALANAGVKPHQVSYVEAHGTGTPLGDPIEVSSLAAVLGEGRSPNHPLVLGSVKTNIGHLESAAGVAGLIKVVLAMQHQQIPPHLHFQKLNPYISWGNLPISIPTELTPWNSGTERRIAGVSSFGFSGTNAHVILEEAPLLPTEPALVSVKDYLLPLSAKNPAALLDMAQAYRAFLSGKTNLLDIAYTTSLRRPHHKHRIALVGQSIEQLTAALDAFIQDPNLVSNPDDLSGLVFVFSGQGAQWIGMGRQLLAQEPVFRETMQECDRILKSLTHWSLLQELAAPEDISRLQDTEVAQPAILAIQVALTALWRSWGIEPAAVVGHSLGEITAAYVAGVFSLETALRIVVQRASLMRQATGKGKMAAIGMPWQELKPWLEEFPSLAIAAINSPTSTVVAGDATALETLCQILQAQEIFCRLLRVNYAFHCPQMQPYSEELVNLLAGLQPQVAQLPLFSTVTGTSSQGRDWDAAYWGRNMRSPVQFSQAIENLVYEGYTYFVEVSPHPVLSQNIQECLQHTGKAGIVLASMHRERQERYFLLSELGRLYTLGYQPRWQAFYPENRRCVLLPTYPWQHQRYWLEGSNSLPPRRTSQQPLLGEALPSLAHLPEMRIWQTQLDLRSLPYLNDHRVQGVMVLPGSGYVEMVLAAATEIFGAGKHTLEVLHFQQGLFIPETETQTLQICLQPGNTPDTFNFDCYSRPGINPETRWRHHVSGTVRRGDEEITPTIPATVAEIQARCQEVISGTQHYQQMAEQGLLYGASFQGVEQIWRREGEALGRIHLPASLHAEIANYQIHPVLLDACFQVIALATPLANPDAEAEGAYLPVRLDKLRLYQQPDATGLWAHLQLKPVVETDAFAAELVLFNDQGQRILDAECLRIQKLDSQGQNNSSDWFYEISWERLLEPKDTAPRRSEQNQGYWLILADRQGIGENLSQQLQQQGENCILAFAGESYQKQDSQHYQIQPNCLDDFKQLLQTVSSECLGVVHLWSLDITPAELTTLASLAGENMGDRPLGDRNLGCISTLHLVQALAETGWQNTPRLWLVTRGVQPVDSSPSIAQSPLWGLGRVIAQEHPDWRCSMVDLAPVPKPSEIASLLQLLQADDVENEIALRGDVSYVARLKRYLPSYSELPNFDPQATYLIAGGLRGLGLQVATWMVERGARYLALMARSQPTPAALEVLQTLETAGAKIKVLQADISQAEEVARAIAQLDQDMPPLRGVIHSAAVLDDGILLQLTPERLHKVMQPKIEGAWNLHTHTLNKSLDFFVLFSSAASLLGSAGQGNYAAANAFLDGLAHYRQSQNLPALSINWGAWAEVGLAAAQANRGDRMASLGFSSIPPQQGLEILGHLLTDKTAQLGVIPINWAKVLRANPAVIKMPLFQLLTEVFSNSGEIETENTTNFLSRQALLATPSDERQLLLETYFHEQVARVLRMPASKLDRHQPLNSQGLDSLVAVELKNKLKNDLGVDLPMIRFIQGPSIAQLSAQVLTQITQEMSSVSSVLVSPPHLRSDSARPVELATSNQEWEDGEL encoded by the coding sequence ATGAGCAAAAGCAACGAGCGAATTGAGGAATTATCCCCTTTAAAACGAGCTTTACTGGCATTGGAAACAATGCAAGGCAAGCTGAACCGCCTGGAATCGAAAAAGACAGAACCAATTGCGATCGTTGGGATGGGATGCCGTTTTCCAGGCGGTGCTAACAATCCCCAGACTTTTTGGCACTGCTTACGTGATGGTGTGGATGCAATGCAAGAAATTCCTGGCGATCGCTGGGATTTGGAAAAATACTACAATGCCGATGCTGATGCTGCTGGCAAAATGTACACTCGTCACGGTGCTTTCGTTGATGACGTTGATAAATTTGATGCTGGTTTTTTCAGTATTTCTCCCAGGGAAGCCGCATTTATTGACCCACAGCAGCGCTTGTTTTTAGAAGTATGTTGGGAAGCCCTAGAGCAGTCAGGAGAACGACCAGACCAACTATCAGGTAGTCGTACAGGGGTATTTGTCGGTGTGATGTACGCCGATTACTCGCGGTTACAGGGTACTGTAATTGATGCCTACAGTAGTACTGGCAATAGCATGAGTGTGGTATCAGGACGGGTTTCTTACCTGCTGGGTTTGCAAGGGCCAAGTGTCACTTTGGATACAGCTTGTTCTTCTTCATTAGTAGCTGTACATTTAGCTTGTCAAAGTTTGCACTCCGGTGAATGTAACTTGGCTTTGGCGGGTGGAGTGAGTTTGATGTTGATTCCCGACAACAACATTACCCTGTGTCGCACCCGTGCTTTATCTCCTACGGGACGTTGCAAAACCTTTGATGCTGATGCTGACGGCTTCGCGCGTGGTGAAGGATGCGGTACGATCGCTCTCAAACGTTTATCAGATGCGATCGCAGATGGCAACCCCATTTTGGCAGTGATTCGCGGTTCTGCCGTTAATCAAGATGGACGCAGCAACGGTTTGACTGCTCCCAATGGCCCGGCTCAACAGGCAGTTTTACGAGAAGCTTTAGCCAACGCCGGGGTGAAGCCGCATCAAGTCAGTTATGTGGAAGCTCATGGTACAGGTACGCCTTTGGGAGACCCGATTGAGGTGAGTTCACTGGCCGCTGTTTTGGGTGAAGGGCGATCGCCAAATCATCCTTTAGTTTTGGGTTCAGTGAAAACCAATATTGGGCATTTAGAATCAGCAGCTGGTGTGGCAGGTTTAATCAAAGTTGTCCTGGCAATGCAGCATCAGCAGATTCCGCCCCACCTCCACTTCCAAAAATTGAATCCTTACATTTCTTGGGGAAATCTGCCGATTTCAATTCCCACAGAACTTACCCCCTGGAATAGTGGCACAGAACGACGCATTGCTGGGGTGAGTTCCTTTGGCTTTAGCGGTACAAATGCTCATGTGATACTCGAAGAAGCACCGCTTTTGCCCACAGAGCCAGCTTTGGTATCAGTAAAAGATTATCTTTTACCTCTATCTGCTAAAAATCCCGCCGCACTCTTGGATATGGCGCAAGCTTACCGAGCTTTTCTTTCAGGTAAAACTAACTTGCTGGATATTGCCTATACTACTAGTCTGCGCCGTCCTCATCATAAGCATCGCATCGCTTTGGTAGGGCAGTCTATCGAGCAATTGACAGCAGCACTTGACGCTTTTATACAAGACCCCAATTTAGTATCCAATCCAGATGATTTATCTGGCTTGGTTTTCGTTTTTTCTGGACAGGGGGCGCAATGGATCGGGATGGGACGGCAACTCTTGGCACAAGAGCCTGTGTTTCGAGAGACTATGCAAGAGTGCGATCGCATCTTAAAATCCCTCACTCATTGGTCGCTACTCCAAGAACTAGCAGCACCAGAGGATATTTCTCGACTCCAAGATACTGAGGTTGCCCAACCTGCCATTTTAGCGATCCAAGTTGCCCTAACTGCCTTATGGCGTTCTTGGGGCATTGAGCCTGCGGCAGTTGTGGGTCATAGTCTCGGTGAAATCACTGCTGCTTATGTAGCAGGTGTCTTTAGTTTAGAAACAGCTTTGCGGATTGTTGTGCAACGAGCATCCTTGATGCGGCAAGCTACAGGAAAAGGCAAAATGGCAGCGATTGGGATGCCTTGGCAAGAACTCAAACCCTGGCTAGAGGAATTTCCTAGTTTGGCGATCGCAGCTATTAATAGCCCCACTTCTACCGTCGTTGCTGGTGATGCGACTGCCTTAGAAACTTTGTGTCAAATACTACAAGCCCAGGAAATATTCTGCCGATTGTTGCGGGTCAATTATGCCTTTCACTGTCCACAGATGCAGCCTTACAGCGAGGAACTGGTTAACCTTTTGGCAGGACTGCAACCGCAAGTTGCCCAATTACCCCTCTTCTCCACAGTTACCGGAACCAGCAGCCAAGGACGAGATTGGGATGCTGCTTATTGGGGGCGGAATATGCGATCGCCTGTGCAATTCAGTCAGGCAATTGAAAACTTGGTATATGAAGGATACACCTATTTTGTTGAGGTCAGCCCTCACCCCGTCTTATCCCAGAATATTCAAGAATGTTTGCAGCACACAGGCAAAGCTGGAATTGTCCTCGCCTCTATGCACAGAGAGCGACAAGAGCGTTATTTCCTACTCAGCGAACTAGGTCGGCTCTACACCTTGGGCTATCAACCACGATGGCAGGCTTTCTATCCAGAAAATAGAAGGTGCGTTTTACTACCGACTTATCCCTGGCAACATCAACGCTACTGGTTAGAAGGTAGCAATTCTCTACCACCAAGAAGAACATCACAACAGCCCTTATTAGGAGAAGCTTTGCCCAGTCTGGCACATCTGCCAGAAATGCGGATTTGGCAAACACAATTGGATTTGCGATCGCTTCCTTACCTCAATGACCATCGGGTACAAGGTGTGATGGTGTTACCGGGGTCAGGTTATGTAGAAATGGTATTAGCTGCTGCAACTGAGATATTTGGCGCAGGTAAACATACTCTAGAAGTTTTGCACTTTCAACAAGGTCTATTCATTCCCGAAACAGAAACTCAGACTCTACAAATTTGCTTGCAACCAGGAAACACACCAGATACTTTCAACTTTGATTGTTACAGCCGCCCTGGTATAAACCCAGAGACGAGATGGCGGCATCATGTCAGTGGTACAGTGCGCCGAGGCGATGAGGAAATTACACCCACCATTCCCGCAACGGTGGCAGAAATTCAAGCCCGTTGTCAGGAAGTTATTTCTGGCACACAGCACTATCAACAAATGGCGGAACAGGGTTTGCTTTATGGAGCCAGCTTTCAAGGCGTAGAGCAAATCTGGCGACGTGAAGGGGAAGCCCTCGGACGCATCCATTTACCAGCATCTTTACACGCAGAAATCGCCAACTACCAAATTCATCCCGTTCTTTTGGATGCCTGTTTTCAGGTGATAGCCTTGGCGACTCCCTTAGCTAACCCCGATGCTGAGGCAGAAGGAGCTTATTTGCCAGTACGCCTAGACAAACTCCGACTTTATCAGCAACCGGATGCCACAGGTTTATGGGCACATTTGCAGTTAAAACCTGTAGTAGAAACAGATGCCTTTGCTGCTGAGTTAGTCCTGTTCAATGACCAAGGACAAAGAATATTAGATGCTGAATGCTTGCGTATTCAGAAACTTGATAGTCAAGGTCAGAATAATTCTAGCGATTGGTTCTATGAGATTAGCTGGGAACGGCTTTTAGAACCCAAGGATACAGCGCCAAGACGCAGCGAACAAAACCAAGGCTATTGGCTGATATTGGCAGACAGACAGGGAATTGGGGAAAATCTCAGTCAACAATTGCAGCAGCAAGGCGAAAATTGCATCTTGGCTTTTGCAGGTGAAAGTTATCAAAAACAGGATTCACAGCATTATCAAATTCAGCCAAATTGTTTAGATGACTTCAAGCAACTCCTACAAACTGTTTCTAGTGAGTGCTTGGGCGTGGTGCATCTGTGGAGTTTAGATATCACTCCAGCAGAATTGACTACTCTAGCTTCACTAGCTGGTGAAAATATGGGAGATCGTCCACTTGGCGATCGCAATTTGGGATGTATTAGCACTCTCCATTTAGTCCAAGCATTGGCGGAAACAGGTTGGCAAAATACACCCCGTCTCTGGCTAGTTACCCGTGGCGTACAACCTGTAGATTCGAGTCCTAGTATTGCCCAATCGCCTCTGTGGGGACTGGGACGCGTCATTGCTCAAGAACATCCAGACTGGCGTTGCTCAATGGTGGATTTAGCACCAGTGCCTAAACCATCAGAAATTGCATCACTTTTGCAGCTACTACAAGCAGACGATGTAGAAAATGAAATCGCTTTGCGTGGGGATGTGTCTTACGTTGCTAGACTGAAGCGATATTTACCCAGTTATTCAGAACTACCAAACTTCGACCCCCAAGCAACTTACCTCATCGCCGGAGGTCTGCGGGGTCTGGGTTTACAAGTAGCTACTTGGATGGTGGAGAGGGGAGCTAGATATTTGGCACTGATGGCGAGAAGTCAGCCGACACCCGCAGCCTTAGAAGTTTTACAAACTCTGGAAACTGCTGGAGCAAAAATTAAGGTGCTTCAGGCGGATATCAGTCAGGCTGAGGAAGTAGCTAGAGCGATCGCTCAATTAGACCAAGATATGCCACCATTGCGGGGTGTAATTCACAGCGCTGCTGTTTTGGATGACGGCATTCTCTTACAATTAACCCCAGAAAGGTTGCACAAAGTCATGCAACCCAAGATAGAAGGGGCATGGAATCTCCATACGCACACTCTCAATAAATCCCTAGATTTCTTTGTACTGTTTTCTTCAGCTGCTTCACTCCTGGGTTCCGCCGGACAAGGAAACTATGCGGCGGCCAATGCCTTTTTAGATGGGTTAGCTCATTATCGGCAAAGTCAAAATCTGCCTGCACTCAGTATCAACTGGGGTGCGTGGGCAGAAGTAGGTTTAGCAGCAGCCCAGGCAAATCGGGGCGATCGCATGGCATCTCTGGGTTTTAGTAGCATTCCCCCACAGCAAGGCTTAGAGATTTTAG
- a CDS encoding type I polyketide synthase yields the protein MSQMESIDQLSPSQRALLALKELRAKIDAMERAKTEPIAIVGMACRFPGGADDPETFWQILRDGTDAIVEVPSDRWDIDAYYDPNPDSPGKMSSRYGGFLKQVDRFDAEFFGISPREAISIDPQQRLLLEVSWEALENACQPPSELMGSSTGVFVGVTTNDYTRFYAQAGEQGIDAYQGTGSAFSAMVGRLSFVLGLQGPCVALDTACSSSLVSVHLACQSLRNGECELALAGGVNLILTPEANIMFSKARMMAADGRCKTFDAAANGYVRSEGCGMVVLKRLSQAQAQGDKILAVIRGSAVNQDGRSSGLTVPNGIAQENLIRQAIANAKVQPQQVSYVEAHGTGTSLGDPIEVEAIAATLAKEHTTDRPLAIGSVKTNIGHLESAAGVAGLMKVVLALQHQQIPPHLHLNQPNPLIPWSELPLTIPRTLTPWQTNGETRIAGVSSFGFSGTNAHAILEEAPLEKAGGAGGQGGRGAGEQGGRGAEEQGSRGEEITERPLHLLTLSAKHPQALQQLAQNYIKYLSSHAEIPLGDITHTSQIGRTHFSHRLAIIADDHQQIQQQLQAYLDNTEIIGIHHGYSSQQSKKIAFLFTGQGSQYRNMGRQLYQTQPSFRQTLDNCDTLLQPLLGESILQVIFSENPEDTRLDQTAYTQVGLFVLEYALAQLWLSWGIRPTAVLGHSVGEYVAACIAGIFSLEDALKLIVQRASLMQALPQGGGMAAVFATVERVTPLIADYPQQLSIAAINGEQSIVLSGELEILNSVLQKLESQGIETRKLQVSHAFHSPLMQPMLAKFEQVAATVKYQQPQLDIVSNVTGKIVRQQEMSNAAYWVEHIKASVQFAASMQALYQAGYEVFVEIGPHPTLLGMARRECPEALDEQGLWLASLRKGKEDWQQLLDSVAQLYVAGVEIDWRGFEADYPRHKVVLPNYPWQRQRYWLPTATSKPVVRQISENLLHPLLGYQLRSPSLKDIVFETHLNTASLPFLDDHQIYDTVVVPGASHISMLLLAGQEILGTGAISLSNITFREALTVGDRETINVQLILQPEAAGKYKFELFSFNKQIDNWLVHATGRLSQDAGNIEKPLSWAELQTHCSQMLAGSDFYAQVREQGLQLGQRFQWVESMWRCDGEALCQMQFPQEFADEISTYLLYPGLIDSCFQFLGFALPQERRDNQVYVPFSINHFYFCQSPDSNSRLWCYGKLNSQTSSTAGMFIGDIWLLNEAGELVAYIEGLCLKQAPRQALLRANQTSTQEWLYQIQWQPKSRLSEQLPVIPGRWLIFTDANGIGRALAQKLEHQGKVCIFVSVGEIYQQIGESQFQLDPSQPQHFHQLLQDMGSDNAPLQGIIHLWSLLETEQTNYLTSCGSTIYLLQALSKLSNCQARLWLFTQGSQPVGDELTMNSLTQAPLWGLGRVIAIEYPAIWGGLVDIDTNNSLEQTAELVLGDILQTESEDHLAFRNHERYVARLVRAKPQVSTQPVTFFADATYLITGGLGALGLEVARWMIQQGVQNLVLVGRRPPSVTALNTIQEMEQAGVQVQVIQADITDLNQVKQLLEPYKSQLRGIIHAAGVLSDRIILQQTWESFTQVMAPKIQGAWNLHHLTQDISLDFFVMFSSAASLLGAAAQGNYAAANAFLDAFAHYRHSQGVPALSINWGAWAEVGMAATLDHSLSVGVEHIGLQQGLQVLESLLSRADMAQVGVIPVNWQTFLKQYRPGEVPPLLQDFAEYTQPEEKSETTQSTILEKLQQVSDDKQQSLLLTHVRKLAAKVLRLNSWQNLDADKPLIEMGLDSLMALELRNVLENSLACSLPATLLFDYPSLQTLVNHLIQDVLSLSKLEDSSPAPSLEESEPLISLEDLTRMSEAETELLLLKKLELIDGN from the coding sequence ATGAGCCAAATGGAAAGTATCGACCAGCTATCACCATCCCAACGCGCCCTTTTGGCGTTGAAAGAACTGCGTGCCAAGATTGATGCAATGGAACGGGCGAAAACAGAACCGATCGCAATTGTTGGTATGGCGTGTCGGTTTCCGGGTGGTGCTGACGATCCAGAAACATTTTGGCAGATATTACGGGACGGTACTGATGCCATTGTAGAAGTGCCGAGCGATCGCTGGGATATTGATGCTTATTACGACCCCAACCCAGATAGCCCTGGTAAAATGTCTAGCCGCTACGGTGGCTTTTTAAAGCAGGTAGATCGATTCGATGCCGAGTTTTTTGGGATCTCGCCACGGGAAGCAATTAGCATCGACCCTCAACAGCGTTTGCTATTAGAAGTCAGTTGGGAAGCTTTAGAAAATGCTTGTCAACCTCCTTCTGAACTTATGGGTAGTTCAACAGGGGTGTTTGTCGGTGTTACTACTAATGATTACACCCGCTTTTATGCCCAGGCGGGGGAACAGGGAATTGACGCTTATCAGGGAACAGGTAGCGCTTTTAGTGCGATGGTTGGTCGTCTTTCCTTTGTTTTGGGTTTGCAAGGGCCTTGTGTAGCACTGGATACTGCTTGTTCTTCTTCCCTGGTGTCCGTTCACCTGGCTTGTCAAAGCCTCCGCAACGGCGAGTGTGAGTTAGCTTTAGCCGGGGGAGTCAACCTGATTCTCACACCAGAAGCCAACATTATGTTCTCCAAGGCGAGAATGATGGCAGCAGATGGACGTTGTAAAACCTTTGATGCCGCAGCTAACGGTTACGTGCGCTCAGAAGGTTGTGGCATGGTTGTACTCAAACGCCTTTCTCAAGCACAAGCCCAAGGAGATAAAATCCTAGCGGTAATTCGCGGTTCAGCCGTCAATCAAGATGGTCGCAGCAGTGGGTTAACTGTACCCAACGGCATCGCCCAAGAAAACTTGATTCGGCAAGCGATCGCTAATGCTAAAGTACAACCACAGCAAGTAAGCTACGTTGAAGCCCACGGTACAGGGACATCTTTAGGAGATCCGATAGAAGTAGAAGCGATCGCTGCTACTTTAGCAAAAGAGCATACTACAGATCGACCTTTGGCGATCGGTTCTGTCAAAACCAACATCGGTCATTTGGAATCGGCTGCTGGCGTTGCAGGTTTGATGAAGGTGGTGTTGGCACTACAACATCAACAAATTCCACCCCATTTACATCTAAACCAACCTAACCCGTTGATTCCTTGGTCAGAACTGCCTTTAACAATTCCCAGAACTCTTACACCTTGGCAAACCAACGGTGAAACGCGAATTGCTGGGGTAAGTTCCTTTGGATTTAGCGGCACAAATGCCCACGCCATATTAGAAGAAGCACCTTTGGAGAAGGCAGGGGGAGCAGGGGGGCAGGGGGGCAGGGGAGCAGGGGAGCAGGGGGGCAGGGGAGCAGAGGAGCAGGGGAGCAGGGGAGAAGAAATTACAGAGCGTCCTTTACATCTATTAACTCTGTCAGCCAAACATCCTCAAGCCTTACAGCAACTCGCTCAAAATTACATCAAGTACCTCTCATCCCACGCAGAAATTCCCCTTGGTGATATCACTCACACTTCACAAATCGGCAGAACACACTTTAGTCATCGCCTCGCAATTATCGCCGATGACCATCAGCAGATACAACAACAGTTGCAAGCCTATCTAGACAACACTGAAATCATCGGTATTCATCACGGATATAGCAGCCAGCAAAGCAAAAAAATCGCCTTCCTTTTCACCGGACAAGGGTCACAATATCGCAATATGGGTCGGCAACTGTATCAAACTCAGCCCAGTTTCCGCCAAACTCTAGATAACTGCGACACCCTACTGCAACCACTGTTAGGTGAATCAATTCTTCAAGTAATTTTCTCGGAAAACCCAGAAGATACTCGCCTTGACCAAACCGCCTACACCCAAGTTGGATTATTTGTTCTAGAATATGCCCTAGCTCAACTATGGCTATCTTGGGGTATTCGTCCCACAGCAGTTTTAGGTCACAGTGTCGGGGAATATGTCGCCGCTTGTATCGCTGGTATTTTCTCTTTAGAAGATGCACTGAAATTAATTGTGCAACGTGCTTCTTTGATGCAAGCCTTACCCCAAGGTGGAGGGATGGCAGCAGTTTTCGCTACTGTAGAACGAGTTACACCGTTAATTGCTGACTATCCGCAACAGTTGAGTATTGCAGCGATTAATGGCGAACAAAGTATTGTCTTATCTGGGGAATTAGAGATACTCAATTCAGTACTGCAAAAACTAGAAAGCCAAGGTATTGAAACTAGAAAATTGCAAGTATCCCATGCTTTCCACTCGCCTTTAATGCAGCCGATGTTGGCGAAGTTTGAGCAAGTGGCAGCAACTGTGAAATATCAACAGCCGCAATTAGATATTGTCTCTAATGTCACAGGCAAGATTGTCAGACAACAGGAAATGTCAAATGCGGCGTATTGGGTAGAACATATCAAAGCGAGTGTGCAATTTGCTGCCAGTATGCAGGCATTGTATCAAGCAGGATATGAGGTGTTTGTGGAAATTGGCCCTCATCCAACATTGTTGGGGATGGCACGACGCGAGTGTCCAGAAGCATTGGACGAACAGGGGTTATGGCTAGCTTCGCTACGCAAAGGAAAGGAAGATTGGCAGCAGTTATTAGATTCAGTGGCGCAGTTGTATGTGGCTGGGGTGGAGATTGATTGGCGAGGGTTTGAGGCTGATTACCCGCGTCATAAGGTTGTTTTACCGAATTATCCTTGGCAGCGTCAACGCTATTGGTTGCCTACTGCTACCAGCAAGCCAGTAGTTAGACAAATCAGCGAAAACCTGCTGCATCCTTTATTGGGTTATCAATTGCGATCGCCATCTCTCAAGGATATTGTTTTTGAAACTCATTTGAACACAGCTAGTTTACCTTTCCTCGATGACCACCAAATTTATGACACGGTGGTAGTACCGGGAGCTTCGCATATTTCTATGCTGTTGCTTGCAGGTCAAGAAATTCTGGGGACAGGGGCAATTTCGCTGAGTAACATTACATTTAGGGAAGCGCTGACGGTTGGCGATCGCGAGACTATCAATGTACAACTTATTTTGCAACCTGAAGCCGCAGGTAAATATAAATTTGAACTATTTAGTTTTAATAAACAAATAGATAACTGGTTGGTACACGCTACAGGACGACTCAGCCAAGATGCAGGCAATATTGAAAAACCTTTATCTTGGGCTGAGTTACAGACGCATTGCTCCCAAATGCTGGCTGGTTCAGATTTCTATGCCCAAGTTAGAGAACAAGGACTGCAACTCGGTCAGCGTTTCCAATGGGTAGAATCTATGTGGCGGTGTGATGGTGAAGCATTGTGCCAAATGCAATTTCCCCAAGAATTTGCAGATGAAATCAGCACATACCTTCTATATCCGGGATTAATCGATTCCTGTTTTCAATTCTTAGGCTTTGCTTTACCCCAAGAACGACGAGATAACCAAGTTTACGTACCCTTTAGCATAAATCACTTTTATTTTTGCCAGTCGCCAGATTCTAACAGCCGTTTGTGGTGTTACGGAAAACTAAATTCTCAAACAAGTTCAACAGCAGGAATGTTCATCGGTGATATCTGGCTGCTGAATGAAGCGGGAGAACTAGTAGCCTACATTGAGGGACTTTGCTTAAAGCAAGCACCGCGTCAAGCTTTGCTCAGAGCCAACCAAACATCGACTCAGGAATGGCTGTATCAAATCCAGTGGCAACCAAAGTCTAGATTATCAGAACAATTACCTGTTATTCCCGGTCGTTGGCTAATTTTCACCGATGCTAATGGTATTGGTAGAGCATTGGCACAAAAATTAGAACATCAAGGCAAAGTTTGCATCTTTGTTTCTGTTGGTGAAATTTATCAACAAATTGGTGAAAGTCAGTTCCAACTCGACCCTAGTCAACCGCAACATTTCCATCAACTCTTGCAAGATATGGGGTCAGATAATGCACCATTGCAGGGTATTATTCATCTCTGGAGTCTACTGGAAACCGAACAAACAAACTATCTAACGAGTTGCGGTAGTACTATCTACCTGTTGCAAGCTTTATCTAAATTATCAAACTGTCAAGCACGATTGTGGCTGTTCACCCAAGGTAGTCAACCTGTTGGTGATGAATTGACAATGAACAGTCTGACTCAAGCGCCTCTCTGGGGACTTGGGCGAGTAATTGCCATTGAGTACCCAGCAATTTGGGGCGGCTTGGTAGATATTGACACTAATAATTCTCTAGAACAGACAGCAGAATTGGTACTAGGGGATATCTTACAAACAGAGTCAGAAGATCATCTGGCTTTTCGCAACCACGAACGTTATGTGGCTCGTTTAGTTCGGGCAAAGCCTCAAGTATCAACACAACCTGTAACATTTTTTGCCGATGCTACTTATCTAATTACTGGGGGACTAGGCGCACTAGGACTAGAAGTTGCTCGTTGGATGATACAGCAGGGAGTACAAAACTTAGTTTTAGTCGGTCGTCGTCCGCCTTCTGTAACTGCGTTGAATACTATTCAAGAGATGGAACAGGCAGGGGTTCAGGTGCAGGTAATACAAGCAGATATTACCGATTTGAACCAAGTTAAACAACTGCTGGAACCCTACAAATCTCAACTACGCGGCATTATCCATGCAGCTGGAGTGTTGAGCGATCGCATTATCTTACAGCAAACCTGGGAAAGTTTTACTCAAGTAATGGCTCCCAAAATTCAGGGAGCCTGGAATTTACACCATTTAACTCAGGATATATCGCTGGATTTCTTTGTGATGTTTTCCTCAGCCGCCTCTTTGTTGGGTGCAGCCGCACAGGGGAACTATGCAGCTGCAAATGCCTTTTTAGATGCCTTCGCCCACTACCGTCATTCTCAAGGAGTACCTGCACTCAGTATCAACTGGGGAGCTTGGGCAGAAGTAGGGATGGCAGCAACCTTAGACCACAGTCTGTCTGTAGGAGTGGAACATATTGGACTTCAACAGGGATTACAGGTATTAGAGTCGTTGCTGAGTCGAGCCGATATGGCACAAGTGGGTGTGATTCCTGTCAATTGGCAAACCTTCCTCAAACAGTATCGCCCTGGTGAAGTACCGCCACTGCTGCAAGATTTTGCTGAGTATACCCAACCCGAAGAGAAATCAGAAACTACCCAAAGCACAATTCTGGAAAAACTGCAACAAGTTTCTGACGACAAACAACAGTCTTTGCTGCTAACCCACGTCCGCAAACTGGCTGCGAAAGTGTTGCGACTCAACTCTTGGCAAAACCTCGATGCCGACAAACCCTTAATTGAAATGGGTCTTGACTCACTCATGGCGCTGGAGTTACGAAACGTTCTCGAAAATAGTTTGGCTTGTTCCTTACCAGCCACATTGTTATTTGATTATCCGAGTCTGCAAACTTTAGTGAATCATTTAATCCAAGATGTGCTGTCGTTATCCAAATTAGAGGACTCATCACCTGCACCATCACTAGAGGAGAGTGAGCCATTAATCTCCCTGGAGGATTTAACCAGGATGTCGGAAGCAGAAACAGAATTGCTACTCCTGAAAAAACTAGAACTCATAGATGGTAACTGA